One genomic window of Nicotiana sylvestris chromosome 10, ASM39365v2, whole genome shotgun sequence includes the following:
- the LOC104249854 gene encoding uncharacterized protein — protein sequence MESSAIVTRSGKAKLVSDSQPPNSKKAKTNTSGNSGASSSMASKKAANTESSASAIVARISTHRGKAKLNSPPAETQQPKSKKRANAKPSANLTRRDKGKAKLESELPSHDSDMSLTLTISENRALFSPAPKKMASSILTRSAKGKAEMESSTTVTTRSSARIAKGKAKMESNLISAEIQSPPKSKKTKLTISDSVGKSKKRANVQTSTRSSKGKGKEEEPPKSKKVKTAIFDGSTSSSTILTRRGKAKLATAVNPLPPKPKKAKTTTSSVTIRANVESSSTRVTRSSTRNS from the coding sequence ATGGAGTCCTCCGCCATTGTTACTCGTAGTGGCAAAGCCAAATTGGTCTCTGATTCTCAACCACCCAACTCCAAGAAAGCCAAAACAAACACCTCTGGTAACAGCGGCGCCTCTTCTTCAATGGCGTCGAAGAAAGCTGCTAATACAGAATCCTCTGCATCCGCCATTGTTGCCAGAATCTCCACTCACCGCGGCAAAGCCAAACTCAACTCGCCTCCTGCTGAGACTCAACAACCCAAGTCCAAGAAAAGGGCAAATGCTAAGCCATCTGCTAATCTGACTCGCCGTGACAAAGGCAAAGCCAAATTGGAGTCTGAATTGCCTTCTCATGATTCCGACATGTCCTTGACATTAACCATCTCTGAAAACAGGGCCTTGTTCTCTCCGGCGCCCAAGAAAATGGCCTCCTCCATTCTCACTCGCAGCGCCAAAGGCAAAGCAGAAATGGAGTCTTCAACCACTGTGACTACTCGCAGCTCGGCTCGCATTGCCAAAGGCAAAGCAAAAATGGAGTCTAACTTGATTTCTGCTGAGATTCAATCACCACCCAAGTCCAAGAAAACGAAACTAACCATCTCTGACTCTGTGGGTAAGTCCAAGAAAAGGGCAAATGTGCAGACTTCGACTCGCAGTTCTAAAGGCAAAGGCAAAGAAGAAGAACCACCCAAGTCCAAGAAAGTTAAAACCGCCATCTTTGACGGAAGTACCTCGTCCTCCACCATCTTGACCCGCCGTGGCAAAGCCAAGTTGGCGACTGCTGTTAACCCACTACCACCTAAGCCGAAAAAGGCTAAAACAACAACTTCTTCGGTCACAATTAGGGCAAATGTGGAGTCTTCTTCGACCAGAGTGACAAGGAGTTCGACTCGCAATTCTTGA
- the LOC104249855 gene encoding uncharacterized protein, protein MLLHVKARIQFLFAICLLLRYDKADARHSLSEQESLKLEKQLQLLNKPAIKTIKTNNGDIYDCVDFYKQPAFDHPLLKDHDFSPQMKPSLHTLERHVMSSKTIGLEGGGCPFGTVPIRRVTKDDPIRQRHMQGMDETPAFHGNNLNDSEAVAFKGGYRGDLEGGRGSSEPFLPKNYTYAGVQLPDDQTNDITGAGMIMSLNKPLVQKNQHSAGRVKVQNGLDSIQVGWWDPTLYGDNNNRLYVFFKAGKEIKLFTVPVIQRGSKNQQGLNVIIV, encoded by the exons ATGTTGCTGCATGTGAAAGCTAGAATTCAATTTTTGTTTGCGATTTGTCTCCTCTTGAGGTATGACAAAGCTGACGCAAGACATAGCCTATCTGAGCAAGAAAGTTTAAAATTAGAGAAGCAACTACAGCTTCTAAACAAGCCAGCAATCAAGACTATTAAG ACCAATAATGGGGACATATATGATTGCGTAGATTTTTACAAACAACCAGCATTTGATCATCCCTTATTAAAGGATCATGATTTTAGTCCCCAG ATGAAACCTTCTTTACATACACTAGAAAGACATGTAATGTCTTCAAAAACAATAGGGTTAGAAGGTGGCGGTTGTCCATTTGGAACAGTCCCTATAAGAAGAGTTACCAAAGATGACCCGATTCGGCAAAGACATATGCAAGGCATGGATGAAACTcctgcatttcat GGTAACAACCTAAATGACTCTGAAGCCGTAGCTTTTAAAGGAGGGTACAGA GGGGATTTAGAGGGCGGAAGGGGTTCATCCGAACCCTTTttgccgaaaaattacact TATGCTGGAGTACAATTACCAGATGATCAAACAAATGATATTACGGGAGCTGGAATGATAATGTCCCTAAACAAACCTTTAGTTCAAAAAAATCAACACAGTGCGGGTCGGGTGAAGGTTCAAAATGGTCTTGATAGCATACAAGTTGGATG GTGGGATCCTACACTATATGGTGACAACAATAATCGACTTTATGTGTTTTTTAAG GCAG